The following proteins are co-located in the Anoplopoma fimbria isolate UVic2021 breed Golden Eagle Sablefish chromosome 18, Afim_UVic_2022, whole genome shotgun sequence genome:
- the LOC129107482 gene encoding pteroicidin-alpha-like, translating to MKCITLFLVLSLVVLMAEPGECFIHHFFNGLVKIGKSIHGLIRRRHGAMTEQQEMEQRAFDRERAFA from the exons ATGAAGTGCATCACACTGTTTCTTGTGTTGTCGCTGGTGGTCCTCATGGCTGAACCTGGGGAATGTTTTATTCACCACTTTTTCAACGGACTTGTTAAGA TCGGGAAGTCGATCCATGG TCTTATCAGGAGACGACATGGGGCCATGACAGAGCAGCAAGAGATGGAACAACGTGCGTTTGATCGAGAGCGAGCTTTTGCCTGA